One genomic segment of Humidesulfovibrio mexicanus includes these proteins:
- a CDS encoding iron-sulfur cluster-binding protein, whose protein sequence is MVRNCREVKVRESRHLGAWDQPGDFVELTLENPGWEDYRPGQFAMLRPKSWGLDLTWGRPLSISRADADSVTFFFQVVGKGTHRMASLAAGDEVVVWGPLGNWFSAPVDGPVTLLAGGMGIAPFRGYAERYPNPDNLRLVFAHRADLSSYPYQLIADRIAAQAIQERSREDLPMIIERIESEVKAAKGGLVLACGPTPFLKTIQHAAKDHGVRAELSLESSMACGVGACLGCVCKDGRDRHVQVCARGPVFPSDDVRL, encoded by the coding sequence GTGGTCAGAAACTGTCGTGAAGTCAAGGTTCGCGAATCGCGTCATCTGGGCGCCTGGGACCAGCCTGGCGATTTTGTGGAGCTGACGCTTGAAAATCCCGGCTGGGAGGACTACCGCCCCGGCCAGTTCGCCATGCTGCGCCCCAAGTCCTGGGGCCTTGATCTCACCTGGGGGCGACCGCTCTCGATATCACGGGCGGACGCAGATTCCGTGACGTTTTTCTTCCAGGTTGTCGGCAAGGGCACGCATCGCATGGCCTCCCTCGCCGCGGGAGACGAAGTGGTGGTATGGGGGCCGCTGGGGAACTGGTTCAGCGCGCCTGTGGACGGCCCTGTGACGCTGCTCGCGGGGGGCATGGGCATCGCCCCCTTCCGCGGCTATGCGGAGCGTTACCCGAATCCCGACAACCTGCGGCTCGTGTTCGCCCACAGGGCCGATTTGTCGAGCTACCCGTACCAGCTCATCGCTGACAGGATCGCTGCCCAGGCCATCCAGGAGCGTAGCCGAGAGGATCTGCCCATGATCATTGAGCGCATTGAGTCGGAGGTGAAGGCGGCAAAAGGCGGACTTGTGCTCGCCTGTGGCCCGACACCCTTCTTGAAGACGATTCAACATGCCGCAAAGGACCATGGCGTGCGGGCCGAACTCTCACTCGAAAGCAGCATGGCTTGCGGTGTCGGGGCCTGCCTCGGCTGTGTATGCAAAGACGGCAGGGACCGCCACGTGCAGGTCTGCGCACGCGGACCAGTGTTCCCGTCCGACGATGTGCGTTTGTAG